One window from the genome of Streptomyces sp. WZ-12 encodes:
- the nuoN gene encoding NADH-quinone oxidoreductase subunit NuoN — MRSVASVHSLWTVAAGTPGRIPAPKIEYVQLSPTLIVLGAAVLGIVVEAFWPRRSRYYAQVLLSVVALAAAFAAVIGLAAGGFGSSKAHLAAMGAIAVDGPALFLQGTILLVSLIAVFTFAERRLDPAADGKPVDSFAAQAAAVPGGEAERAAVKAGFTTTEVFPVLLFAVGGMLVFPAANDLLTLFIALEVFSLPLYILCALARRQRLLSQESAVKYFLLGAFSSAFLLFGVALLYGYAGTVSYAGIAEVISGGAQRVDPALAGTMGNDALLLIGGALVLMGLLFKVGAVPFHMWTPDVYQGAPTPVTGFMAAATKVAAFGALLRLLYVVLPGMRWDWRPVMWGVAILTMLGGAILAITQTDIKRLLAYSSIAHAGFILAGVIAASEDGISSVLFYLAAYSFVTLGAFAVVTLVRDAGGEATHLSKWAGLGRRSPLVAAVFAVFLLAFAGIPLTSGFAGKFAVFKAAAESGAGWLVVIGVISSAIAAFFYIRVIVLMFFSEPKADGPTVAVPSVLTSGAIAVGVAATLVLGVAPQYFLDLAGHAGLFIR; from the coding sequence GTGAGGTCCGTGGCAAGTGTCCACAGCCTGTGGACGGTGGCGGCCGGGACGCCGGGCAGGATCCCGGCCCCGAAGATCGAGTACGTCCAACTATCGCCGACGCTCATCGTCCTCGGCGCCGCGGTGCTCGGCATCGTGGTCGAGGCGTTCTGGCCGCGCCGCAGCCGGTACTACGCCCAGGTGCTGCTGTCGGTGGTGGCGCTGGCCGCCGCGTTCGCCGCGGTGATCGGCCTGGCGGCGGGCGGATTCGGCTCGTCCAAGGCGCATCTGGCGGCGATGGGCGCGATCGCGGTGGACGGCCCGGCGCTGTTCCTCCAGGGCACCATCCTGCTGGTGTCGCTGATCGCGGTCTTCACCTTCGCCGAGCGCCGGTTGGACCCGGCGGCCGACGGGAAGCCGGTGGACTCCTTCGCCGCGCAGGCCGCGGCCGTCCCCGGCGGCGAGGCCGAACGGGCCGCGGTCAAGGCCGGGTTCACCACCACCGAGGTCTTCCCGGTGCTGCTCTTCGCGGTCGGCGGCATGCTGGTCTTCCCGGCCGCCAACGACCTGCTGACCCTCTTCATCGCCCTGGAGGTCTTCTCCCTCCCGCTCTACATCCTGTGCGCGCTGGCCCGCCGCCAGCGGCTGCTCTCGCAGGAGTCCGCGGTGAAGTACTTCCTGCTCGGCGCCTTCTCCTCGGCGTTCCTGCTGTTCGGCGTCGCCCTGCTCTACGGCTACGCCGGCACCGTCAGCTACGCCGGGATCGCCGAGGTGATCTCGGGCGGCGCCCAGCGGGTCGATCCGGCGCTGGCCGGCACGATGGGCAATGACGCGCTGCTGCTGATCGGCGGGGCACTGGTGCTGATGGGGCTGCTGTTCAAGGTCGGTGCGGTGCCCTTCCACATGTGGACGCCGGACGTCTACCAGGGCGCCCCGACGCCGGTGACGGGCTTCATGGCGGCCGCCACCAAGGTCGCCGCGTTCGGCGCGCTGCTGCGGCTGCTCTATGTCGTACTGCCGGGGATGCGCTGGGACTGGCGGCCGGTGATGTGGGGCGTGGCGATCCTGACGATGCTGGGCGGCGCGATCCTGGCCATCACCCAGACCGACATCAAGCGGCTGCTGGCCTACTCCTCCATCGCGCACGCCGGGTTCATCCTGGCCGGTGTCATCGCCGCCAGCGAGGACGGCATCTCCTCGGTGCTCTTCTACCTGGCGGCCTACTCCTTCGTCACGCTCGGCGCGTTCGCCGTGGTGACGCTGGTGCGGGACGCCGGCGGCGAAGCCACCCACCTGTCCAAGTGGGCCGGGCTCGGGCGGCGTTCGCCTCTGGTGGCCGCGGTCTTCGCGGTCTTCCTGCTGGCCTTCGCGGGCATCCCGCTGACGTCCGGGTTCGCCGGGAAGTTCGCGGTGTTCAAGGCGGCGGCGGAGAGCGGCGCGGGCTGGCTGGTGGTGATCGGTGTGATCTCCTCGGCGATCGCGGCGTTCTTCTACATCCGGGTGATCGTGCTGATGTTCTTCAGCGAGCCCAAGGCCGACGGCCCCACGGTCGCGGTGCCCAGCGTCCTGACGTCCGGCGCCATCGCGGTCGGCGTCGCGGCCACACTGGTGCTGGGCGTGGCACCGCAGTACTTCCTCGATCTGGCCGGGCACGCGGGGCTCTTCATCCGCTGA
- the fahA gene encoding fumarylacetoacetase: MPEQNPFDLAEGDPFGPHTLPYGVFSTADAPGLRRLGVRYGRHVLDLASLPDAVPGLVPAPHAALLGAATLNPLLAAGRPAWQEVRAAVRTALTDPAHRTAVAPLLRPLDGVTLHLPFEVADYVDFYSSEHHATNVGRIFRPDGAALPPNWKHLPIGYHGRAGTVVVTGTPVVRPHGQRKGPQDPAPVFGPSTRLDIEAEVGFVVGTPSALHAPVGLADFRDHVFGVCLVNDWSARDLQAWEYVPLGPFLGKSFATSVSAWITPLDAFDAARTAPPTRDVAPLPYLDDADAEPGGLDLRIEVRLNGEVISRPPFASMYWTAAQQLAHMTVNGASLRTGDLYASGTVSGPEPDQLGCLLELTKGNGPYLQDGDEVTLTAWAPGPDGGRIGLGEVTGRVLPAAQLPA; this comes from the coding sequence ATGCCCGAGCAGAACCCGTTCGACCTGGCGGAAGGCGACCCCTTCGGCCCGCACACCCTTCCCTACGGCGTCTTCAGCACCGCCGACGCCCCCGGCCTGCGCCGGCTCGGCGTCCGCTACGGCCGCCACGTCCTCGACCTGGCGTCCCTCCCGGACGCCGTGCCGGGCCTGGTGCCCGCGCCGCACGCCGCGCTGCTCGGCGCCGCCACCCTCAACCCCTTGCTGGCCGCGGGCCGCCCCGCCTGGCAGGAGGTCCGCGCGGCCGTCCGCACCGCCCTGACCGACCCCGCGCACCGCACCGCGGTGGCCCCGCTGCTGCGCCCGTTGGACGGCGTCACCCTGCACCTGCCCTTCGAGGTCGCCGACTACGTCGACTTCTACTCCAGCGAGCACCACGCCACCAACGTCGGCCGGATCTTCCGCCCCGACGGCGCCGCCCTGCCGCCCAACTGGAAGCACCTGCCGATCGGTTACCACGGCCGGGCCGGCACCGTCGTGGTGACCGGCACCCCGGTGGTGCGGCCGCACGGCCAGCGCAAGGGCCCGCAGGACCCGGCGCCGGTCTTCGGCCCGTCCACCCGCCTGGACATCGAGGCCGAGGTCGGCTTCGTCGTCGGCACGCCCTCCGCGCTGCACGCGCCGGTGGGCCTGGCCGACTTCCGGGACCACGTCTTCGGCGTCTGCCTGGTCAACGACTGGTCCGCCCGCGACCTCCAGGCATGGGAGTACGTGCCGCTCGGCCCGTTCCTCGGCAAGTCCTTCGCGACCTCGGTCTCCGCCTGGATCACGCCGCTGGACGCCTTCGACGCGGCCCGGACGGCGCCGCCGACCCGGGACGTGGCGCCGCTGCCGTACCTGGACGACGCCGACGCCGAGCCGGGCGGCCTGGACCTGCGCATCGAGGTGCGGCTCAACGGCGAGGTGATCTCCCGCCCGCCGTTCGCGTCGATGTACTGGACGGCCGCCCAACAGTTGGCCCACATGACGGTCAACGGGGCGTCGCTGCGCACCGGCGACCTCTACGCCTCCGGCACCGTCTCCGGGCCCGAACCCGACCAGCTCGGCTGCCTGTTGGAGCTCACCAAGGGCAACGGCCCCTACCTCCAGGACGGCGACGAGGTCACCCTCACCGCCTGGGCGCCCGGCCCGGACGGGGGCCGGATCGGGCTCGGCGAGGTCACCGGCCGGGTGCTGCCGGCCGCCCAACTCCCGGCGTGA
- a CDS encoding polyprenyl synthetase family protein, whose translation MTVVGPIGLSVRDKALEADVQAGLAAVEEGLLEATKSDVPFITEAAQHLVRAGGKRFRPLLVMLAAQFGDPFSPGVVPSAVVVELTHLATLYHDDVMDEAEVRRGVASANARWGNSVAVLTGDFLFARASHILADLGPDAVRIQAEAFERLVTGQILETAGPRDGRDPVEHYLDVLAGKTGSLVAVACRFGAMMSGADETIVNTLTQYGERLGTAFQLADDVLDIASDSHESGKTPGTDLREGIATLPVLRLRALAESDAGTAEDRALCELLAGDLTDDARHAEALAGLRAHPALEQARRDTVRYAEEARASLAPLPECLAKTALEGLCDTVVHRAG comes from the coding sequence GTGACCGTCGTCGGGCCCATTGGGCTGAGCGTGCGGGACAAGGCTCTCGAAGCCGATGTCCAGGCCGGGTTGGCGGCTGTCGAGGAGGGCCTACTGGAGGCCACCAAGAGCGATGTGCCGTTCATCACCGAGGCCGCGCAGCATCTGGTGCGCGCCGGCGGCAAGCGGTTCCGTCCGCTGCTGGTGATGCTGGCCGCCCAGTTCGGCGACCCCTTCAGCCCCGGCGTGGTCCCCTCGGCCGTCGTCGTGGAGCTGACGCACCTGGCGACGCTCTACCACGACGACGTGATGGACGAGGCCGAGGTGCGCCGCGGCGTCGCCAGCGCCAACGCCCGCTGGGGCAACTCCGTCGCGGTCCTCACCGGCGACTTCCTCTTCGCCCGCGCCTCGCACATCCTCGCCGACCTCGGTCCCGACGCGGTCCGGATCCAGGCCGAGGCGTTCGAGCGCCTGGTGACCGGCCAGATCCTGGAGACCGCGGGCCCGCGCGACGGCCGCGACCCGGTCGAGCACTACCTGGACGTGCTCGCCGGCAAGACCGGCTCGCTGGTCGCCGTCGCCTGCCGCTTCGGCGCGATGATGTCCGGCGCCGACGAGACGATCGTCAACACCCTCACCCAGTACGGCGAGCGGCTGGGCACGGCCTTCCAGCTCGCCGACGACGTGCTGGACATCGCCAGCGACTCGCACGAGTCCGGCAAGACGCCCGGCACCGACCTGCGCGAGGGCATCGCGACGCTGCCGGTGCTGCGGCTGCGGGCGCTCGCCGAGTCCGACGCCGGCACCGCCGAGGACCGGGCGCTGTGCGAGCTGTTGGCCGGCGACCTCACCGACGACGCGCGGCACGCCGAGGCGCTGGCCGGGCTGCGCGCCCACCCGGCGCTGGAGCAGGCGCGGCGGGACACCGTGCGCTACGCCGAGGAGGCCCGCGCGTCGCTGGCGCCGCTGCCGGAGTGCTTGGCGAAGACGGCCCTGGAGGGGCTGTGCGACACGGTGGTGCACCGGGCGGGCTGA
- a CDS encoding LolA family protein has translation MVGNEPTEVAGEWDGGRSAKRRKAVRYAVPVAVAGVTAATIGLVPAFAGSGSPDLPKISAQDLIAKIAKSDVQQLSGTVQVTTDLGLPALPGGVGAGGFGGGVKGGGAGASASPQSKLTELASGTHTLRVAADGPEKQRVSLVGQSADYTLIHNGKDVWAYDSGSNTVVHHTAPKGAHHGTPRDLPKDVQNATPQELAKQALKAAGDTTSVTVGDTAKVAGRDAYQLVLTPKQAGSTVGSIRVAVDAANGVPLKFTLTPKSGGPAAIDVGYTRVDFARPAADTFAFTPPKGAKVENGEGAAGKAARQHGKDLGDLNGLKDHKGSQDVGGFHVLGEGWTSIATLKAPGGPGGKDQLAKGEAGKLMDSLGSKVTGSFGSGHLFSTRLVNALLTDDGTVYVGAVDKQALIAAADAAKK, from the coding sequence ATGGTAGGGAACGAACCGACTGAGGTCGCCGGGGAATGGGACGGCGGGCGCTCCGCGAAGCGCCGTAAGGCGGTGCGGTACGCCGTGCCGGTCGCGGTGGCGGGGGTGACGGCCGCGACGATCGGGCTGGTCCCGGCGTTCGCCGGATCCGGTTCCCCGGATCTGCCGAAGATCTCCGCCCAGGACCTGATAGCGAAGATCGCCAAGTCCGACGTCCAGCAGCTCTCCGGCACGGTCCAGGTCACCACCGACCTCGGCCTGCCCGCCCTGCCGGGCGGCGTGGGTGCCGGCGGCTTCGGCGGCGGCGTGAAGGGCGGCGGAGCGGGCGCTTCCGCCTCGCCGCAGAGCAAGTTGACCGAGCTGGCGTCCGGGACGCACACCCTGCGGGTCGCCGCCGACGGCCCCGAGAAGCAGCGGGTGTCGCTCGTGGGCCAGTCCGCCGACTACACCCTCATCCACAACGGCAAGGACGTCTGGGCGTACGACAGCGGCAGCAACACCGTCGTGCACCACACCGCCCCCAAGGGCGCCCACCACGGCACCCCGCGCGACCTGCCCAAGGACGTGCAGAACGCCACCCCGCAGGAGCTCGCCAAGCAGGCGCTGAAGGCGGCCGGGGACACCACCTCGGTGACGGTCGGCGACACCGCCAAGGTCGCCGGGCGGGACGCGTACCAACTCGTCCTCACGCCCAAGCAGGCCGGCTCCACGGTCGGTTCGATCCGGGTCGCGGTGGACGCCGCCAACGGCGTCCCGCTGAAGTTCACCCTCACCCCCAAGAGCGGCGGCCCGGCCGCGATCGACGTCGGCTACACCCGCGTCGACTTCGCCCGCCCGGCCGCGGACACCTTCGCCTTCACGCCGCCCAAGGGCGCCAAGGTGGAGAACGGCGAGGGGGCCGCGGGCAAGGCCGCCCGCCAGCACGGCAAGGACCTCGGCGACCTCAACGGCCTCAAGGACCACAAGGGTTCGCAGGACGTCGGCGGGTTCCATGTGCTCGGCGAGGGCTGGACGTCCATCGCCACCCTCAAGGCCCCCGGCGGGCCCGGCGGCAAGGACCAGCTCGCCAAGGGCGAGGCCGGCAAGCTGATGGACAGCCTGGGCTCCAAGGTGACCGGCTCGTTCGGCTCCGGCCACCTCTTCAGCACCCGACTGGTCAACGCCCTGCTCACCGACGACGGCACGGTCTATGTGGGCGCCGTCGACAAGCAGGCCCTGATAGCCGCGGCCGACGCCGCGAAGAAGTAA
- a CDS encoding ABC transporter ATP-binding protein: MPSPPSADEEHAAPRDAERVIETRGLTKTYRGGRPAVDGLDLAVPRGSVFGFLGPNGSGKTTTIRMLMGLIEPTAGTARVLGRTMPGAVRQVLPRVGALIEGPALYGFLSGRDNLRRFDAADPAADPRTRSERVGRALERVGLATAAGKKARAYSLGMKQRLGLAAALLQPRELLVLDEPTNGLDPQGMREIRTLVRELAADGTTVFLSSHLLDEIEQVCTHAAVMARGRLVVQGPVAGLTSTVLGPAARARLVVATPDPAEAIRVLGERGLTGLRADGDRVMGELPAAVPRGAAPAADSTPPDPAELNAALVRAGVRVRAFGTERASLEDVFVQLTGEGFDVAG, translated from the coding sequence ATGCCATCACCACCATCCGCGGACGAGGAGCACGCGGCGCCGCGGGACGCGGAGCGGGTGATCGAGACCCGCGGGCTGACCAAGACCTACCGCGGCGGCCGGCCCGCGGTGGACGGCCTGGACCTCGCCGTGCCGCGCGGCAGCGTCTTCGGGTTCCTCGGCCCCAACGGCTCCGGCAAGACCACCACCATCCGGATGCTGATGGGGCTGATCGAGCCGACCGCCGGCACCGCCCGGGTCCTCGGGCGGACGATGCCCGGCGCGGTCCGCCAGGTGCTGCCCAGGGTCGGCGCGCTCATCGAGGGCCCGGCGCTCTACGGCTTCCTCAGCGGCCGGGACAACCTGCGCCGGTTCGACGCCGCCGACCCGGCGGCCGACCCCCGCACCCGGAGCGAGCGGGTCGGCCGGGCGCTGGAGCGGGTGGGCCTGGCCACCGCGGCCGGCAAGAAGGCGCGCGCCTACTCCCTCGGCATGAAGCAGCGCCTGGGGCTGGCCGCCGCCCTGCTCCAGCCGCGCGAACTGCTGGTGCTGGACGAGCCGACCAACGGCCTGGACCCGCAGGGCATGCGGGAGATCCGCACCCTGGTACGGGAGTTGGCGGCGGACGGCACCACGGTCTTCCTCTCCTCCCACCTCCTCGACGAGATCGAGCAGGTCTGCACCCATGCCGCGGTGATGGCCCGGGGCCGGCTGGTCGTCCAGGGCCCGGTCGCCGGCCTCACCTCCACCGTGCTCGGCCCGGCCGCCCGCGCCCGGCTGGTGGTGGCCACGCCCGATCCCGCCGAGGCGATCCGGGTGCTCGGGGAGCGCGGCCTGACCGGGCTGCGGGCCGACGGCGACCGCGTCATGGGCGAACTGCCCGCGGCCGTGCCCCGGGGCGCGGCGCCGGCGGCCGACTCCACGCCACCGGACCCGGCGGAGCTGAACGCCGCGCTGGTCCGCGCCGGGGTCCGGGTCCGGGCCTTCGGCACCGAACGAGCGTCCCTGGAGGACGTCTTCGTCCAGCTCACCGGGGAGGGGTTCGATGTCGCGGGATGA
- a CDS encoding ABC transporter permease translates to MSRDEMAERPARRAGVVAAMVPPPPPPPAPSPSSEARRAHRARWSPELLRSELATTFRRWRTLVLLAVLAAVPVLVGIAVRIQTRGSGDDRGPAFLAGIAGNGLFLVFTALAVTLPVFLPMAVGVIAGDAVAGEAHTGTLRYLLVAPAGRGRLLLAKFATIMAFCVLGTLVVALSALITGALLFPLGKVTLLSGTSISFGEGLLRALAVAGVVALSLLGVAALGLFVSTLTDSGVAAMATTVGLVLTAQILDGIPQLQAVQPYLFPHYWLSFADLLRDPVYWDGIWRDLGLQALYAAVFGSAAWARFTTRDITT, encoded by the coding sequence ATGTCGCGGGATGAGATGGCGGAGCGACCGGCGCGACGGGCCGGGGTGGTGGCGGCGATGGTGCCCCCGCCACCACCCCCGCCCGCACCCTCGCCCTCGTCGGAGGCGCGCCGGGCCCACCGGGCGCGCTGGTCACCGGAGTTGCTGCGCAGCGAGCTCGCCACGACGTTCCGGCGCTGGCGCACCCTGGTCCTGCTGGCGGTGCTGGCCGCCGTCCCGGTCCTGGTCGGCATCGCCGTGCGGATCCAGACCCGGGGCTCCGGCGACGACCGCGGCCCGGCGTTCCTCGCCGGGATCGCCGGCAACGGCCTCTTCCTCGTCTTCACCGCCCTCGCGGTGACGCTGCCGGTGTTCCTGCCGATGGCGGTCGGGGTGATCGCGGGCGACGCGGTCGCCGGCGAGGCGCACACCGGGACGCTGCGCTACCTCCTCGTCGCCCCCGCCGGCCGCGGCCGCCTGCTGCTCGCCAAGTTCGCCACGATCATGGCGTTCTGCGTGCTGGGCACCCTCGTCGTGGCGCTCTCCGCGCTGATCACCGGCGCGCTGCTGTTCCCCCTGGGCAAGGTGACGCTGCTGTCGGGGACGTCCATATCCTTCGGCGAGGGGCTGCTGCGGGCGCTGGCCGTCGCGGGCGTCGTGGCGCTCTCGCTGCTCGGGGTGGCGGCCCTCGGCCTGTTCGTCTCCACCCTCACCGACAGCGGCGTCGCCGCCATGGCCACGACGGTCGGCCTGGTGCTCACCGCCCAGATCCTGGACGGCATACCGCAGCTCCAGGCCGTCCAGCCGTACCTCTTCCCGCACTACTGGCTGTCCTTCGCCGACCTGCTCCGCGACCCGGTCTACTGGGACGGGATCTGGCGGGACCTCGGCCTCCAGGCGCTCTACGCCGCGGTGTTCGGGTCGGCGGCCTGGGCGCGGTTCACCACCCGCGACATCACGACCTGA